TgcattttaaatttaactagAGCACTATATCCATTTTATAAGCATGTTTCTTGGTTTCATGCATGCTGAACAATAAATCATAGCCTGATAGTCGTCTTAATGAGTCCAGTGCAAAAACTTCTATGCGTCCTGGAGAAAAGCACATAACAGGAAAACTATGTTCTCTTAAAATCTATGTTTCAATATGATCAGAAGACGACACCCAGACAACACTATAAATATTCAATACAACCAGAAAATGGCTCTCAGAATACTTGAAGACCACAACAAAATAGAAGGTATATGCCTACAAGAAAGCTTAAACGCACTAGTGAAAATTACAACAGTAAACTGAATACCAAGCAAGCTATAACCAAGAGTGCACTGCATGCCAACAACTGAGCCTTgcccaaaaaatttcaaaaaaataaaaaaaacacaaacaggCTTGGTTCAATGCATCTCACCATCAACCATTGCTATTTATTACATTGCATCATGCCTACCTACGAGTCGAATGGTTTACTTATTCAATCTGAGCAGTCTCTAAAATATATCAAACCAAGCATGGCAGCATTTTCTTGTCTTGAATCCAACTACTATTCATAGAGTAAGTACTAATAGGCAAAGATGCTTACGTGCTAACTGTCGAAGGCCGATATAGACGAAGGCTAAATCGGTTCTCCACATCTATTTTGTCAACAAGTGGTCTTGCATAACCTGCAAGGTGCTCAAAGACAATTTAacgaaaagaacaaaaacagaagaaaaattattcaacaagGAAGAAATGAAGCAACATCGAACCTTCAAGACCGGCAGTGAAAAGAACAAGATCTGCAAATTTACTAATCTGATCTAAGAACTCTTGCAAACCGGGACGTTCAAACACTGTCACATAATTGatcttttgttttccttcaGAACTCTTCCACCCAGagatatcatatcatatcaatATTACAGTTACACATGAAAAAGAAACCGAAATAACATGTTCGGAGAGAGATCAAGACCTTGTCCGAGGATACACATTGAATCTCAAACCACTTCAATCCAGCTTCCATTGCTTGAGCATGAATACTGGCAGGCAAACTAGATTTTTCGTATGCACATACTAGCGTCTCGTCCATGTCAAGAACAACCTACACGCCAAAACTCCATTTCTTAAACACAATaatcttacccaaaaaaaagaacctCAATACTACAAAAACAAGCAGAACgccacaaaattgaaaaattgtgtatattgaaTATACAGAACTTTGTATAttttgaatgtacaaaattgtgtaTATAGTTTTTGAagaattatgtacattaaatatgcaaaattgtgtatattatttcaaaatttgttaCCACTATTCCTAAGCTCTGGCTTTAACAACCATAACCAAATCATAtgctataataataaaaattagatcaattactctaaataaaaattgtattaccTAAATTTCAAGAGatttataaatgaaatttattattcatcttaattattttgatcacctatttaatataattaaagtGAATTAACTTTTAGGTAAATTAATCacaaatcaattaattattaagctagttttgattattatcacaaaaaataaagcaaGGACTGTAATTATTATCATAATAtatacaatacaatacaatacCGTACCGTGAGCTTTTCGATGCGGTGATCATCGTCGACGGCGTCGTTTTGAGTGTCGTCGACGCTAACAGAAGATTCTTCCTCCTGAGAAGAGACTTCGAGTTCGAGTTCGACGAGAGGCAAAggagtgaaagaagaagaagaagaagaagaatttgaattcgAACCGAGAAAATGAGAGGAGATTGGAAGTCTAAGGTACGAAAGAAGGAGGTGAGCAAAAGAAGGTGTGCCTCTTAAGATCTGTGTGATTAACTGTAATAGAAACTCTAACCAATCCACCACTGCTCTCCACACTTGCAATCTACTCCAACTCCAACTCCTCGTGTACACTTCTGCTTGTGCCATAGCTAAACccgagagagaaagagaaagagactgTGGCGGTTCTctctatttttgaatttttttgaaattttttggaagattacaatatatatatatatgatctgGTTGTTTGTGTTcgtgtttgggtttgggtttgggtttgtgaagGATTTATAATCTGGTGcttcttattttgaaaaagcGTGGATTAGCAGCGAATGGTTGCGTGGCTGTGAATTATTGGATCTTTGATACACACTCTTAATCACCACTAATTATTGAGGGTCTCTTTTTAATGGAAATCACATGAATCAAGAAAAGTACATACTACTTAGGCACAACAAGCGAGGAATGAATTATAATGATCACGCGAAAGCTAAAGCCAACCCAACCCAAGTGGGCCTTTATAATGTAACAACAGCAACAGCCCATTTGGACCATGCTTATTTGTGACTGACACTTGCAAACTactttttatcttcttctttttcttattgcCTCTATGACATATGCATTTATTGCTGATTATGAATCTAGGCACACTTCAAATTTGATAGCTATTGAGGTCACACAGACTGTGATTGATGTATAGTAAAGATTATATGATAATGATaatgttttataataaaaatttatactttcaaataaaaaaaataatgccaatggatatataatttgttataattttattataatttatagtgAGTTGTGATTGTTAAATATATAATGAGTAATGCACAAAATTATAGTAAAGTTATGATAAATTATGTGTTTCTAACATTACTCTAAATAAAATGTTGTGATGATTTTGTGAAATACGTTAGGTCGGCAACATTGTTATTTGGGTAACAATAAGTCTAAGTAGACTTCAAATTTGGACCACGCCCATTTGTGACTGAGTGCTACTTGCtaactaccttttttttttcatgacaTTTGCAATTAACTACtacctttagttttttttttatgggactACCTTTAGCTTTTTGTGTTACTATTATGCATGGGAAATTGCAAATTCTATAGTCATTGATGTGATTGATGTGATGAACTATAATTGGTGTCCatttgccccaagaggggtggGCTAGCTGTAAGGATTTCGCGTGCATGCACAATGATCCCTCGTTCGAACCTTGACGAATACTAGGGATAAGAGGTGGGAGCACTCATGCGTTGTGCTTCACTGCTAGCTTTTTTAGGGTTAAGTCTGTAACACCCCAATCACAGTAGTTATAAGTCAATTCAACATTTCCTAGCGAATGGTGCCCTTATGGTCATGCCCAAAAAGGTGAACACACATGGTCGCCCCGCCCCCCTTtcactcattaaaaaaaattggtgtccgtttgggaacagtttatttagttaaaattgaaaaaaatttgttgaaagtattgtagataaaggtaaaaattagttgaaatagtacagtaaaactcatgaatagtaccaaaaagtatagtGGAACTTaagaataatagcaaaaataagcaaaatagtaaaataagctagttTTTTAAGCCATGCCAAAGCAACCTTGATGTATAATAAAACAGTGatatgataatgataatgataatgttgtacaataataatctatattctaaaataaaattttgtgaaattttaggTTGGTAAGTAACATTGTTATTTGGCTAACAATAAATCTAGGTGCATTTAATTTCACAACATTCTTCACAACTATCGAGATGATAGATTGTGATTAGTGTACATTTTCAACTATgttagtttcattttaatttttaatattttttttccttttcaacaCTAATTTTGATCCATAACCAATTATTTTCATCCAACTCATTATTAAAGTTACCAAAATAATTAGATAGAATATGATTTGAAACTTGGACCTTTGAGTTTCTctataaaatggaaaatataaaatatgggTGTAGGGACACGTTTTGCAACCCAAGCCCAAAGTTAAGGGATATTGGCCCAGTGAgcctaatacaataaatttgtagagagtgggttagagAATTAGGCTCTGATGAGTTAGACAATGGTTAGTATGGCTTTAGAAGTGGGTCaagcaaaaacaagaagaacTAATCTGGAAAAATTCACTCTCAGCCCAGTCCAAGGAGTTTAGTTCCAATATAAATCAATTGAACAGGTTACAAGTACAActttgattgctacagtgtttttctccATTAATCTTTGGATCCCTATCCATGAAGGAcctcttacattatataattCCCTTTGGAcgatcttgatcctacacttgtcgATCATTTGAGCCACTACTTGAATGTCTGCTCCATCAAACACCCTTTCTGGCTTTctatgagttgtggtagccaaaaCAGCACTATTCaatggtcttctccacataaatgcgtcCAAAAGGTTAGTTACAgggcattcaatgcggtggtagcagctttcccttaaatatttttgagttcCCATCCTTCTTGTGTGTTTATGATGCACGTCTCTATCATTAGAGATTCCTAGAAGGTCCCCCTGACTATCGGGACATATATTTGAGTTGTACCTAGTATATCCAAGGAATTATTCCTTCTCGGACCGCCCTCTCATTCGTATCTCACTCATTAGATTCTAAGCTTGACCTATCCAACACCATTCATTTGTTCTCGGATTACTATACTCTCGGCCAAGGctcaaggcccaatatacaatttgggcccttaaccctaCAATGGACATTATACTAATTAAACAATAACCTCCTTATTCTTCTTTGTAACACAATTACAATGTAAATATATGCTAACAAAGGATATAATATCCAAACTATTACGATAAACTTAATATCCACAAGAATCCATACTTCTAATGCATATATCCCATATGATATTGGGAAAGATCAACAAGCTCAGCAAAATTACATTCGACAATGATTTTAGAGAatcatttattttgaagaaaaaaaaaaagaaaaaaaaagaagaagaagaagccaaacGCATCACCGAAGCAACAGTCCAAAGATAGTCCATTTCCTTTTTTACTCGTTCACAAGTGGCAGCCAAAACTTCCTCTAAGCAGatccactaattttttttttttttttttgagaagacacTAACTAAAATAGATGTTTGACTTAAGTCCTTTATTCAACAATTCAATGACATTAAGAGTgtgtttagataccgcttattactaaaaactgaaaacattatagcaaaataatttttaaatgtgtgaatagtaccgtgagacccatttttaatgaaaattttactggaaaaaaaaaaggtttgtgggtctcgtgaacagtgcacgggacccattGGAAAAGCATAAAAtgctcttctaaaaaaaaaaaaaaaaaaagtgaaacgcagatgttgtatccaaacggatactAACTAAAATCCAAGCGTTTcagtcaaataaaataaaatccatgaGTCTGGGTACACTGTAAAATTCAAAGCCATTTGAGATCATAAACTATGattgatgtataataaaaatgatataagGATGAACATTGTTGTAGAGGTATTGGGCCCAGGAGCTCACTATCTATGTGCACAttgggcctaaggcccaatccgaggatgtAACATTGTCTGCGGAGGAGTAAACGAGGTCAGGGGAGTCCGTGTCAGTAATTGAAGAAGTCAGTTCTGGTCATAGAGGCCCAGGAGGGTAGGCCGAGGATGAATACCTCCTCGGCTAGTCAAAGCCGAAGTCAGAAGAGTTGGTTTGGCATCAAGGAAGCACTCCAGGAAAGTTCTATTGATACAGGTATGCATTACAGGAATGTAGGATAGGGAGGAATCCAGACATATCTAAGGAGAAACTTGCTACCAcggcattgaatgctctgcagctaactttttggctgcattaatgtggagaagagcCCTGAACAATGTTGCATTGTTTACCCCAATACATAGAGGGTCTGAAAaggtgtccgatgggacaagcattAAAGTAGAAGCTTGGATggtcaacaagtggagggccaagatcgacTAAAAAGAACTATATAATAGAAGAGACCCTTCACAAAAGAGGGATCGAGAAACTAAGAGAAGAACATTGTAGCAGTAAGAATTGATTTTGTAATCAAAcctgaaagaaatatataagaacagatctcctcggactttgctgatgacgattttctttagcATAAACTtgtctattttcattttcttgtcatctgaaTCTACTTTAGTATTTGTCTGATTTATTAAGGCCCAgtttttccaacccactctctacaaattcattgttttgggctttttggaccCAAGTCCATCCACCTTTTGGGCTAGGGACTCAAATCTGGTCCCTACAGTTGCataataacaatttatattttgaaatattttacaaatttatcaaaacattTTATTTCATAATATAAATTGTTATGATAGATTTGTAAAATATGTTATGTCGGTGACATTGTTATCTGGGTAACAATATATCTAAGTATACTTCAAATTTCACCATTATTGAGATGAGAGATTATGATTGGTACGCATTTCCAACTATgttggtttcattttaattttttcttcttttaaacacttaattttgatcCATCCCCAACTATTTTCTTCCAATTCATTATTAaggttaccaaaaaaattagattataatatgatttaaaaCTTTAACCTTTGTTTTTTTCGAAGGACTTCAcaacaaatatttttaggtggtaagttgttagttgttctaatttgaattcaatactaaaattactttttacccaacaataataactaataacaacttaccatttaaaatttattgtaaaagcgtgatgaaaatgttgtgattctttttctttttttggttagtgTAGATGTTTGACTTCTcttatttaacaataaaaatgcTATATCCACGACATATTCACAACCATTCGATGAAACTAACTAAAAGTAAAATCCATGCATAAACGTATCATAAGAATGAATTTAGAGAGTGAATGGGCATCAATTGTTTTGATTGGGCGGAAAATAAAAGCTAATCATAGCCCAATACATAGATCCATAAACTTTATACCAGTTCTTGAGGCCGAATCACAATCCAGACCCAAACACAATAGGGTTAAAAACACAGTCCAAGCCCATTCCAGATCTAGTTGGATAACACACGGAACCTCTCCACTCATACCAGTCGCAAAGAAACTCCGGCCGAAACTGCAGGTTTCAGCCAAAGAAACGCCGATCTCTCTagaaaacccataaaaaaagaattaaagagaaaaaagaacgacagcaacaacaaagaaatcagagccagaaaaaagaagaagaaagaagctgaagaagaaaagaaagccaaaaAAGGCATGGGCGTCGATTACTACAAGATTCTCCAAGTAGACCGAAACGCCAAAGACGATGACCTCAAAAAAGCGTATCGAAAGCTCGCTATGAAGTGGCACCCCGATAAAAACcctaacaacaaaaaagaagccGAAGCCAAATTCAAACAAATCTCCGAAGCCTACGATGTAAAATCCCAAAAACCcttactttcttttctcactctctcaaatttttatttatttattttatttatttttttgttggataggTTTTGAGTGATCCGCAAAAGCGAGCAGTGTACGATCAGTACGGAGAGGAAGGGTTGAAGGGGCAAGTGCCGCCGCCGGGTGCCGGTGGCTTCTCCGGCGGGCCGGAGGCCGGAGGACCGACGTCGTTTCGGTTTTCGACTCGTAGTCCTGACGATattttctctgagtttttcGGGTTCTCGGGTTTCGGAGGCATGGGCGATTTCGGTCACGGAGCTTCGCGTGCGGGCGGGTCTGGGTTTCCGAGGGGTATGTTTGGGGATGATATATTTGCTTCGTTTAGAGGTGGAGCCGGTGAGGGCTCTGTTGCGGCGCCGCGAAAAGGCGCCGCAATAGAACGCACATTGCCGTGTAGTTTGGAGGATTTGTATAAAGGAActacaaagaagatgaagatttcTAGGGATGTCACTGATTCCAGTGGGTAAGTCTTGATTTTTTGATCACCTTTTAATCAATCACACTGTTTTTGATATCATTGGTTTCtattttttagttcaatttagattctagatctacatgttttattatgccttttgttttgtttattttgtcgATTAAGACTTTGTATAGAATAGATTAGCGGACGGACTCTCACAGATCAGAACTGACCCAAAAAATTTTGGACCCCAAAATTTGTTATTTCAAGACTTCAGATTGAATTGATTGGCATACTTCATATCAAGTATGACTTCGGATAAAATTGAATGAAGAGAATACTGTTATTGTTggtggtggaaaaaaaaatttatgtggttAACTCTAACTTGTTTTTTGAGGATTTATAGCGgattccaaaattttgaaactaaggcttggttgttgaTTTTCTGTCTATTCCATAATTTTCTCTGAATAATGATTTTGTGCTGGTGTGTAATTTGTACCTACTTGACTGTAAAGCTTGCCGAGTTATTATAGTTTTATCAATGTGAGGTTTTGGGTGCCAACTGATATTTTCTGCTATGTGTATATAATGTGTTTTGAGGATTCCGGTGTTTAGGCTTGTTAGTGTGTTATTCATCTATTTTTGCTTCAAAAATATGTATTTCAAGTTTAAAAAGAAGGGTTTCTATGCTGTATAACTCCGGAACTTGCCACTTGTGATTGAAGCAGACTGGATCTAAGCGCTTGTAGGTTTGGCGTGTATATGGTATTTTGCAACTGATATTTAATAAGTTCGCTTTGGAAAGAGCGATATTTTGACAATGTCTGGTGGAAGAGGGGTGTTTATAATGTCACATTAAATCGTGATTGTTTTGATGCAATAAGTGAACGTTCAATTTTGTTACAGTTTTAAGTTGTATCTTATTTTTAATCCAGTTCTGGAATGGAAGCTATCTTAGAGATGTATATAGTTAGAAATATGTTCTGGCAGGCAGGGGGACATATGATGTCATTACCTGTCAAAAGTTCCTTGTTTGTGATGGTGTGCAGGATGATACATGGTAGATATTTGTGTAAATTGTGTTGACAAATACATGTTTTTTGTAGCATTTGCTGTTTTGTTTTCTATATTGAAAGATCCAGTAGTTGAGATTTTATGAGCCAGTGAAAAGTCCATAATTAAAGCAAGATGCCTTGCTGTCTATAGTTTTTCAAGATATGACCGCAGAATGAAGAAGCTTACATGGCCCATAGCTtgtattttctgaattttggCACTTTGAGGTCAATAATTGCTGTAAAACTACTAGAACCTTTTGACACTTGATAACCTTTTGTTCTTAACTTTATTGGTGGTACTGTTAGGAGTTTGGGATATTGTCAATCCATGATTATGTGACTTTATTGTGTCTGCTGGGTGAGAGAATAGTTTGCATGAAACTTTGTAATTACTTAAGGAACTAAAGTTATCAAATATATATGTgcaacaaaatgaaattttctttcttttgtttttaactttctAGGAATCAAAATCATTCCTTTCGTACTGTGTTGTTGTTGTAAGTTTGTTTCATCAATGTTATAAATCTTCTGGGTATGCAAGAAACAGCATTATACACGCGCTAGAAAACTAAAAGAATTGGACAAGAGATCCCCTGCatatgaaatttcttttgataGTTTGTCTTGACTGGTCTTGCATATGTTATTTTGTTGTACAGGAGACCGACTACAGTGGAGGAAATTCTTACAATTGAGATCAAGCCAGGTTGGAAGAAGGGGACAAAGATCACTTTTCCGGAGAAGGGAAATGAACAGCGAGGTGTTATACCCTCAGACCTAATCTTTATTATTGATGAGAAGCCTCATAGTCTCTTTAAGAGGGATGGCAATGATCTAATTGTCACCCAGAAGATATCTCTTGTGGAAGCTTTGACAGGTTACACGGCACAGTTGACCACACTTGATGGGCGGAATCTGACAGTTCCTATCAACTCCATCATCAGTCCCACCTATGAAGAAGTTGTTAAGGGAGAAGGAATGCCAATCCCCAAAGAACCTTCCAAAAGAGGAAACTTGAGAATCAAATTCAATATCAAGTTCCCCACCAGGCTTACATCAGAGCAGAAAACTGGCATTAAGCGACTATTAACTTCTTCATAAACGCTGGTGGTATCTCTCCCTACCATCTTCCAAACTTGTGTAAGcttgcttttatttt
The DNA window shown above is from Quercus lobata isolate SW786 chromosome 7, ValleyOak3.0 Primary Assembly, whole genome shotgun sequence and carries:
- the LOC115952818 gene encoding dnaJ homolog subfamily B member 13 yields the protein MGVDYYKILQVDRNAKDDDLKKAYRKLAMKWHPDKNPNNKKEAEAKFKQISEAYDVLSDPQKRAVYDQYGEEGLKGQVPPPGAGGFSGGPEAGGPTSFRFSTRSPDDIFSEFFGFSGFGGMGDFGHGASRAGGSGFPRGMFGDDIFASFRGGAGEGSVAAPRKGAAIERTLPCSLEDLYKGTTKKMKISRDVTDSSGRPTTVEEILTIEIKPGWKKGTKITFPEKGNEQRGVIPSDLIFIIDEKPHSLFKRDGNDLIVTQKISLVEALTGYTAQLTTLDGRNLTVPINSIISPTYEEVVKGEGMPIPKEPSKRGNLRIKFNIKFPTRLTSEQKTGIKRLLTSS
- the LOC115952280 gene encoding CTD nuclear envelope phosphatase 1 homolog; its protein translation is MAQAEVYTRSWSWSRLQVWRAVVDWLEFLLQLITQILRGTPSFAHLLLSYLRLPISSHFLGSNSNSSSSSSSFTPLPLVELELEVSSQEEESSVSVDDTQNDAVDDDHRIEKLTVVLDMDETLVCAYEKSSLPASIHAQAMEAGLKWFEIQCVSSDKSSEGKQKINYVTVFERPGLQEFLDQISKFADLVLFTAGLEGYARPLVDKIDVENRFSLRLYRPSTVSTEYREHVKDLSCLSKDLSRIVIVDNNPFSFLKQPLNGIPCIPFSAGQPYDDQLLEVLLPLLQHLSMQKDVRPVLYEQFHMPEWFQMQGIPVCGLTE